Part of the Phycisphaerae bacterium RAS1 genome, ACGCCGCCGGAACCGACAACAGGTCGCTCAGCCGGCCGACCAGCAGTCCCTGCTGCAGAGGGTCGATCCCGCCGGCTACCGCGGAGCGTGTTACAAAGCTCAGAAACGCCTCGACCGCCGCCCGCCGGCCGCGCGAATCGCTCGGGCCGAGCGCGGACACCATCCGCTCCCACTTGAACCGCAAGGCCTCCACCGCGTTTGGCAACTGCGCGGAGAATGCTGCCGACCCACCTGCGACGACGCAATCCGCGGGGTCCTGCCCTCCCGGAAGCAGCATGACGCGGACATCAGCCCCGGTCCGAAGCGCCGTCTCAACCCCGCGGTCCGCCGCTTTGATGCCGGCTTCGTCGCCATCAAAACAGAGCACGATCGACTTGGCAAATCGGCCAAGGAGCTTCACATGGGCGTCGGTTAGCGCGGTTCCCAGCGTCGCCACCACGTTCGGAAACCCGAACTGGTGCAGCATGACCGCGTCCATGTAGCCCTCGACCACGATCGCCTCACCGCCGGATTCAATCGCCGGACGAGCCAGGTCCAAGGCATACAGAACGTGCGACTTGCTGAAAAGCGCCGTTTCGGGCGAGTTCAGGTACTTGGCCGGATCGTCGCCGAGCGTCCGGCCGCCGAACGCAACCGGCCGACCCAGGTGGTCGTTAATCGGGAAGATCAGACGATCCCGAAAGCGGTCATACACCCGGCCGCTGTCGCCGGAAGCGGTCAGGCCGGCCTGATGCAGGATTTCGTCGGCAATCCCGGCCCGCTTGGCGGCGTTGACGACATCCTGCCACGCATCCAGGGCAAATCCCAAGCCGTGCCGCGTGAGCGACTCAGCCACCAGACCGCGCCGCGCGGCGTACGCTCGCCCCGCCTGCCCCGCCGACGATTCGAGATTCCGCTGAAAGTGACTCACCGCCCAGCGTACTGCGCTCTGCAACTGCTCGCGCGCCTGCGCAGCCCGCCGGTCCCCCGGCCCGCGACCCGGGTCGATCCCGGCCCGCTGTGCCAGCAGCCGCAAAGCCTGCGGAAAGTCCAGCTTGTCGCGCATCTGCACGAACTTGATCACATCCCCGCCGACACCGCAGGACCAGCAGCGGAAGATCTGCTTTTCGCTGGAGACGGAGAACGACGGCTTGTGGTCGTCGTGAAACGGACACAGTCCGATATAGTTCTTACCAGTCTTCTTGAGGCTGACCCGTTCGCCGATGACCCCTACGATGTCAGTCGCTTCCAAGACCAGTTCTTTTAAAGGTTTGTCCATACTGATCTTAGAGCGCCGCCGGAATCCCGCACCGAGTTGAACCGCTGTTGCCTACGCGCCCCGAATACACATGTCGGACGCCTAAAAAGTATACCTGATCTTTACAAATACGTCAATTTTTTGAGGACATCCATCACAAAAGGGTGCGTACGGTGAAGGCCGTACATACAACCCGTTGCGGCCACGCCTCGCCCGGCAACAACTGCGCGGAATGCGCTACGACGGGGCGACCGCCGCCTCCAGCCGCACGATCAGCCGCCGCAGGTGCTCGCGTGTCGTCCTCAGGTTCCCGATCGCTGCCCGGATGACCACTCGCCCGTAAAGTCGAGTCGGCGACAGGAAGAACTCACCGGGCTGGTTCACGCGGGCAAGCAACGCCTCATTCGCCCGGTCCTGCTCCTCTCCCGTCCCCGCAGGCTTGAGCCTGAAGCAGACGGTGCTGAACGGCGTCGGCGCTGTGACATCGAGCCGCGGATGCCCGGCGATCCACCTCCGAAGTTCCTGCGCCAGCGCACAGTGACCGCGAACCCGCGCCTGCAGCCCGGCGACGCCGAACGCCCGGATGACCATCCACAATTTCAGCGCCCGGAACCGTCGCCCGAGCTGCACGCCCAGGTCCATGAGGTTGGTCACGCCCGACTCAGCGGTCACGAGATAGTCCGGCACCAGTGAAAACGTGCGCTTGAGCTGTGCCAGATCACGCACGTACAGGACCGAACAGTCCACCGGCACAAACAGCCACTTGTGCGGATTCAACACGATGGAGTCGGCGGCTTCGGCGCCGACGAAGTGCGTCCGCAGCTCCGGGCAGATCATCGCCGCGCCGGCGTAGGCCGCGTCCACGTGAAGCCACAGCCGCTCGCGCCGCGCAATCTCGACGATCGGCGGCAGCGGATCGACCGACGTCGTCGACGTCGTCCCCACCGTCGCCACAATCGCGATCGGCCGGCGTCCGGCGGCGCGATCCGCGCTGATCGCCGCCTGAAGCGCATCGGGCCGCATTCGATAATCCTCGTCCGACGAGACCCGCCGCAAGTTCTCCAGGCCGATGCCCAGCGTGAGCACCGATTTGTCAACCGACGAATGCGCCTGGTCGCTGCAATAAACCGCCAGCGGGGGCAGGTCGGCGCGACCCGACAGCCCGTGCTGACGGACGCCCAGCCCGGCCGACTCACGCGCCGCCGCCAGCGCGATCAGCGTACTGATCGATGCCGTGTCGTTGATGTGGCCCGCGAACGTGGGCGGCAGGCCGACCATCTGTCGCAGCCAGTCGCACACGTGCTCTTCCAGCTCCGTCGGCGCCGGTCCTGTTTTCCAGAGCATCGCGTTGACGTTCAGGGCCGCCGCCAGCGTCTCCCCGACGATGCCCGGCGCCGACCCGGTGATGGCGAAGTACGCCATGAACCCGGGGTGATTCCAATGCGTGACATTTGGCTCGATCAAGCGCAGGTAGTCGTCCAGAATCGCGGCCATCGGCTCGCCGTCCCTCGGCGGCGCGGCCGGCAGCGACGCGCGGATGGCCCCCGGCGAAACACGCGGCACGACCGGATAACGCTCGACCCCGCCGAGGTAGTCGGCCGCGATATCGGCGGCGCGGTGCATCGCGGCGCGAAACTCGGCGATTGGAATGTCGCCGTCAGGCGCAGGACTCGCGCCCGCCGGGTTCGTGGATGGGTCCATGTACCGGTAACTCCTCGACCGCGCATCCTAACCAGGCCGCGAATATTGAAAAATGCGGCAATCCTGCAAATCAAGTTGGCGCGGCACGGCTTCGATTGATCCATTAAGGATGGACGCGCCAGCGAATCCGCCGCCGAAACCACGGCTCCTCTGCATCGCCGGCGTATTCGGACGTCGCGCCGCAGAGTTGAACTCGTCCGCCATCCGGAGCCGAGCTCCCAGGAACGCTCGTAATGCCGCAGACAACGCCCGCCCCGACGGAAGATGTCGCGCCCGAGGTCTTGGCGGCGGCCGCCGCGAGTGAACTCGGCGCCAAGACCGCCGCCGTAACGCAGCAGCTTTCGACCGCGTTCGCGCAGCTCGAGGACCTGCAGGGGCTGTTGCGCGCCCGGTCGCTCGAAAATGCCCGCGCCGAAGTCCGTGCGCGGGAGCAGGCCAGTTCGCTCGAACAGCGCGAGAAGCAGGTCGCCGATCAACTCGCATCGCTGGCCGCCGCCGAAATCGAGCTGAAATCGGAGCGCGGCGCAATTGACCAGGCCAGAGGACAACTTCAGAAGGAGCGCGACGAATTCGACGCAAACCGCCAGTCCATCGAGGGACAGCGTCGCAAGATCGAGCAGGCCGAGCAGGAACTGGCCCGGCGTCAGTCCGAGGCCGCTGACCGGCAGAAGACGCTCGATGCGCGGCACGAAGAGCTTGAGTCGTTTTCC contains:
- the dnaG gene encoding DNA primase — translated: MDKPLKELVLEATDIVGVIGERVSLKKTGKNYIGLCPFHDDHKPSFSVSSEKQIFRCWSCGVGGDVIKFVQMRDKLDFPQALRLLAQRAGIDPGRGPGDRRAAQAREQLQSAVRWAVSHFQRNLESSAGQAGRAYAARRGLVAESLTRHGLGFALDAWQDVVNAAKRAGIADEILHQAGLTASGDSGRVYDRFRDRLIFPINDHLGRPVAFGGRTLGDDPAKYLNSPETALFSKSHVLYALDLARPAIESGGEAIVVEGYMDAVMLHQFGFPNVVATLGTALTDAHVKLLGRFAKSIVLCFDGDEAGIKAADRGVETALRTGADVRVMLLPGGQDPADCVVAGGSAAFSAQLPNAVEALRFKWERMVSALGPSDSRGRRAAVEAFLSFVTRSAVAGGIDPLQQGLLVGRLSDLLSVPAASVYEMLARSKQAPRNSTATENTDDATEYLRSVRGLPAGLVAAAEETLGFLVSDSHFLRLVNDSVPVAFGRCETWNRLYHLCLNLQEQAGGYDRAAVFGECDDSALCDLATAACARFAGGAADHIFRTAVDRLASELDLLTVEELRNELRDSPASDSAAEKLQQQLALAQRWRGRQEADGCFLGAERSVRTGN
- the ddc gene encoding L-2,4-diaminobutyrate decarboxylase, giving the protein MDPSTNPAGASPAPDGDIPIAEFRAAMHRAADIAADYLGGVERYPVVPRVSPGAIRASLPAAPPRDGEPMAAILDDYLRLIEPNVTHWNHPGFMAYFAITGSAPGIVGETLAAALNVNAMLWKTGPAPTELEEHVCDWLRQMVGLPPTFAGHINDTASISTLIALAAARESAGLGVRQHGLSGRADLPPLAVYCSDQAHSSVDKSVLTLGIGLENLRRVSSDEDYRMRPDALQAAISADRAAGRRPIAIVATVGTTSTTSVDPLPPIVEIARRERLWLHVDAAYAGAAMICPELRTHFVGAEAADSIVLNPHKWLFVPVDCSVLYVRDLAQLKRTFSLVPDYLVTAESGVTNLMDLGVQLGRRFRALKLWMVIRAFGVAGLQARVRGHCALAQELRRWIAGHPRLDVTAPTPFSTVCFRLKPAGTGEEQDRANEALLARVNQPGEFFLSPTRLYGRVVIRAAIGNLRTTREHLRRLIVRLEAAVAPS